A stretch of Christensenellaceae bacterium DNA encodes these proteins:
- the hdrB gene encoding heterodisulfide reductase subunit B, with protein sequence MVFSYYPGCTLKTKAKQLDEYARKSAQALGITLEELPEWQCCGAVYPLARDEIATKLSAVRALDSAKTLNQELVTLCSACHHVLKRVNHDMRTDDDIRMKVNNYLKLEEDYEGETPVIHYLEMLRDKIGFDELKKKVVNPLTGRKIGAYYGCLLLRPNDEMQFDNPENPSIIEDFIRAIGAQPVIYPYRNECCGGYVVIEDKDAAKKTCDNILSSAQAKGAEAIVTACPLCRYNLDKNSAGHNVSVYYFTELLAEALGVKEGGEPQ encoded by the coding sequence ATGGTTTTTAGTTATTATCCGGGATGTACGCTGAAAACGAAAGCAAAACAGCTGGATGAATATGCGAGAAAGTCCGCGCAGGCTTTGGGGATCACGCTGGAGGAACTGCCGGAGTGGCAGTGCTGCGGCGCGGTATATCCGCTGGCCAGGGATGAAATCGCGACCAAGCTTTCGGCGGTGCGTGCGCTCGACAGCGCGAAAACGCTTAATCAGGAGCTTGTTACGCTATGCAGCGCATGCCACCATGTATTAAAGCGTGTGAATCACGATATGCGTACGGATGACGATATTCGCATGAAAGTAAACAATTACTTAAAGCTCGAGGAAGATTATGAGGGCGAAACGCCCGTTATCCATTACCTCGAAATGCTGCGGGATAAAATCGGGTTTGACGAACTGAAAAAGAAAGTGGTTAATCCGCTTACGGGGCGAAAGATCGGCGCTTATTACGGATGCCTGCTGCTGCGCCCCAACGACGAGATGCAGTTTGACAATCCGGAGAATCCGTCGATCATCGAGGATTTTATCCGCGCAATCGGTGCGCAGCCGGTTATTTATCCCTACCGCAACGAATGCTGCGGCGGTTATGTGGTGATCGAGGATAAGGACGCCGCGAAAAAAACGTGCGACAATATTTTGTCCTCTGCGCAGGCAAAGGGGGCGGAAGCGATTGTGACGGCCTGCCCGTTATGCCGTTATAATCTCGATAAAAACAGCGCGGGCCACAATGTTTCTGTATACTATTTTACGGAACTGCTGGCAGAGGCGCTGGGAGTTAAGGAAGGGGGCGAGCCGCAGTGA